GCGCCCCGCGCGCGGCACCTTACATTTCTTCACACACGACCTACACAGCTTCACAGCACCACGGCGCAGGTGACCTTAGGATGCGCCAGTCACTATTGGGATAAGAGCATGTCGAAGAATCTGTTGACGCCGTTTTGCCTGTTGGCCCTCACCCTGGCGTTGAGCGCATGTGGCAACTCCGCCGCCGAGGCGCCGCAAACGGCGCCGGCCAAGGTGCGCATCGAAACCTTGCAGGCCAAGCCCCTGTCCATCACCAGCGAACTGAGCGGGCGCATTGCCGCGCCGCGTATTGCCGAAGTGCGCGCGCGGGTGGCCGGCGTGGTGATGCAGCGGGTATTCAAGGAAGGCCACGACGTGAAACAGGGCGACGTGCTGTTTCGCATCGACCCGGCGCCGTTCAAGGCCGACCTCGACAGCGCCCAGGCCAACCTGAGCAAGGCCCAAGCCAACGCGTTCCAGGCGCGCCTGCAAGCGCAGCGCTACAGCCAGTTGGTGGAAGGCAACGCCATCAGCGGCCAAGACTACGACAACGCCCGCGCCGCCGTGCGCCAGACCAACGCCGAAGTCGCCGCCAACAAGGCCGCCGTCGAGCGCGCCAAATTGAACCTGGGCTATGCCACCGTCACGGCGCCGATCTCCGGGCGCATTGGCCGTGCGCTGGTGACCGAAGGCGCACTGGTGGGCCAGAACGAGGCCACACCACTGGCGCTCATCCAGCAACTGGACCCGATCCACGCCGACCTCACCCAGTCCACCCGCGAGTTGAACGACCTGCGCCGCGCCTTCCGTGCCGGTAGCTTGAAGCAGGTGGGCCAGGACCAGGCCAAGGCTACGCTGATCCAGGACGACGGCAGCCTGTATCCGCTGCCGGGCAAACTGCTGTTCACCGACATCAGCGTCGACCCCGGCACCGGCCAGATCATCTTGCGCAGCGAGTTCCCCAACCCGGACCTGGACCTGTTGCCCGGCAGTTTTGTGCGGGTGCGCCTGGAGCAAGCTGTCGACAAGCAAGGCATCAGCGTGCCGCAACGCGCCATCACCCGTGACAGCGCCGGCATCCCGATGGTGTTGCTGCTGGATGCCGAGCAGACCGTGAGCTTGCAACCGGTGCAATTGGGCGCGGTGATCGCTGATCGCTGGATCGTCAGCAGTGGGCTCAAGCCCGGTGACCGCATCGTCGTCGAAGGCGTGCAACACGCGCGCCCCGGTGAAAAAGTCCAGGTAGACGACAGCCCGACGCCACTCGCCCAGGCTTTTGGCCAATAAGGATTATTCGACCATGCCGCAGTTCTTCATTGACCGCCCGATCTTCGCCTGGGTGGTCGCCCTGTTTATCCTGCTGGCCGGTTTGCTGGCCATCCCGCAGTTGCCGGTGGCCCAGTACCCCGACGTGGCGCCGCCGAAAGTCGAGATCTACGCGGTGTACCCCGGCGCTTCGGCCCAGACCCTGGATGAAAGCGTGGTCAGCCTGATCGAGCAGGAGCTCAACGGCGCCGATCACTTACTGTATTTCGAGTCCCAGAGCAGCCTCGGCTCGGCGACGATTACCGCCACGTTCCAACCGGGTACCAACCCGGAAATGGCCCAGGTGGACGTGCAGAACCGCCTCAAGGCGGTGGAGCCGCGTTTGCCGCAAGCGGTGACACAACAAGGCTTGCAGGTGGAGAAAGTCTCCGCCGGTTTCCTGCTGCTGGTGACCCTCACCTCCGATGACGGCAAGCTCGATGACGTAGCGCTCAGTGATTACCTGGCGCGCAACGTGATGAACGAGCTCAAGCGCCTGGACGGCGTGGGCAAGGCGCAGTTGTATGGCGCCGAACGGGCCATGCGCATCTGGATCGACCCGCAGAAGCTGATCGGTTTCAACCTGACACCGGCCGATGTGAACGCCGCGATCAGCGCGCAGAACGCCCAGGTTTCCGCCGGCAGTATTGGTGATTTGCCGGGCACCAAGACCCAGGAAATCACCGCGGCGATTCTGGTCAAGGGCCAACTTTCGACCCCGGCGGAATTTGCCGACATCGTGCTCAAGGCCAACCCGGACGGTTCCACCGTGCGTGTCGGCGACGTGGCGCGGGTCGAAATCGGCAGCCAGGAATACCAGTTCTCCACACGCCTGAACGGCAAGCCGTCCACCGCCGTCAGCGTGCAACTGGCGCCCGGTGCCAATGCGCTGAACACCGCAACGCTGGTGCGGGCGAAGATGGATGAGTTGTCGCGCTACTTCCCGGCCAATGTGCACTACAAGATTCCGTACGACACCTCGCCCTTCGTCAAAGTCTCGATCACCAAGGTGGTGTACACCTTGCTGGAGGCGATGGCGCTGGTGTTTGCGGTGATGTTCCTGTTCCTGCAGAACGTGCGCTACACGCTGATCCCTACCCTGGTGGTGCCGATTGCGCTGATGGGCACCTTTGCCACCATGCTGTTGCTGGGTTTCTCGATCAACGTGCTGACCATGTTCGGCATGGTGCTGGCCATCGGCATCCTGGTGGACGATGCGATTGTGGTGGTGGAGAACGTCGAACGGATCATGGTCACCGAAGGCCTCTCGCCCAAGGAGGCGACGAAGAAAGCCATGGGCCAGATCACCGGCGCCATCGTCGGCATCACCCTGGTGCTGGTGGCGGTGTTCCTGCCGATGGCGTTCATGGCGGGCTCGGTGGGCGTGATCTACCAGCAATTCTCATTGTCGATGGCCACCTCGATCCTGTTCTCGGCGTTCCTCGCCCTGACCCTGACGCCGGCCCTGTGCGCCACCCTGCTCAAGCCGATTGCCAAGGGCGAGCACCATGCCAAGGGCGGCTTTTTCGGCTGGTTCAACAGACGCTTCGAGCAGCTCACCGA
The genomic region above belongs to Pseudomonas sp. S35 and contains:
- a CDS encoding efflux RND transporter periplasmic adaptor subunit; this encodes MSKNLLTPFCLLALTLALSACGNSAAEAPQTAPAKVRIETLQAKPLSITSELSGRIAAPRIAEVRARVAGVVMQRVFKEGHDVKQGDVLFRIDPAPFKADLDSAQANLSKAQANAFQARLQAQRYSQLVEGNAISGQDYDNARAAVRQTNAEVAANKAAVERAKLNLGYATVTAPISGRIGRALVTEGALVGQNEATPLALIQQLDPIHADLTQSTRELNDLRRAFRAGSLKQVGQDQAKATLIQDDGSLYPLPGKLLFTDISVDPGTGQIILRSEFPNPDLDLLPGSFVRVRLEQAVDKQGISVPQRAITRDSAGIPMVLLLDAEQTVSLQPVQLGAVIADRWIVSSGLKPGDRIVVEGVQHARPGEKVQVDDSPTPLAQAFGQ
- a CDS encoding efflux RND transporter permease subunit, which codes for MPQFFIDRPIFAWVVALFILLAGLLAIPQLPVAQYPDVAPPKVEIYAVYPGASAQTLDESVVSLIEQELNGADHLLYFESQSSLGSATITATFQPGTNPEMAQVDVQNRLKAVEPRLPQAVTQQGLQVEKVSAGFLLLVTLTSDDGKLDDVALSDYLARNVMNELKRLDGVGKAQLYGAERAMRIWIDPQKLIGFNLTPADVNAAISAQNAQVSAGSIGDLPGTKTQEITAAILVKGQLSTPAEFADIVLKANPDGSTVRVGDVARVEIGSQEYQFSTRLNGKPSTAVSVQLAPGANALNTATLVRAKMDELSRYFPANVHYKIPYDTSPFVKVSITKVVYTLLEAMALVFAVMFLFLQNVRYTLIPTLVVPIALMGTFATMLLLGFSINVLTMFGMVLAIGILVDDAIVVVENVERIMVTEGLSPKEATKKAMGQITGAIVGITLVLVAVFLPMAFMAGSVGVIYQQFSLSMATSILFSAFLALTLTPALCATLLKPIAKGEHHAKGGFFGWFNRRFEQLTDRYEGWVSYALKRSGRYLLIYLVLLVGLGLMFMRLPASFLPVEDQGYTITDIQLPPGASKNRTVQVAEQIEAHNAGEPGVGDTTMIMGFSFSGSGQNAALAFTTLKDWSERSSEDSAASIAERANMAFSELKDAIAYAVLPPPVDGLGTSSGFEFRLQDRGGVGHAALMAARTELLAAAEKSPILANVRESALAEAPQVQLEVDRQQANALGVSFADVGNVLSSAIGSAYVNDFPNQGRMQRVVVQAEGDQRSQVADLMKINVRNNAGKMVPLSAFVEAKWTQGPAQLTRYNGYPAIAISGEAAPGYSTGEAMEEIQRLVSQLPAGLGQEWTGLSLQERLSGAQAPILLGLSLLIVFLCLAALYESWSIPTSVLLVVPLGVLGAVLAVTLRGMPNDVFFKVGLITIIGLSAKNAILIIEFAKDLYDQGEDLIDATLKAARLRLRPIIMTSLAFILGVVPLAIATGASSASQQAIGTGEIGGMITATLAVVFVPVFFVVVMKMVRKRSR